The following are encoded together in the Mesoplodon densirostris isolate mMesDen1 chromosome 2, mMesDen1 primary haplotype, whole genome shotgun sequence genome:
- the ACADM gene encoding medium-chain specific acyl-CoA dehydrogenase, mitochondrial isoform X2: MAALFRRSCGVLRSLSRFDWRSQHTKAAQHREPGSGFSFAFTEQQKEFQATARKFAREEIIPVAAEYDKTGEYPVPLIKRAWELGLLNTHIPESCGGLGLGTFDSCLITEEMAYGCTGVQTAIEGNSLGQMPVIIAGNDEQQKKYLGRLTEEPLMCAYCVTEPGAGSDVAAIKTKAEKKGDEYIINGQKMWITNGGKANWYFLLARSDLDPKAPASKAFTGFIVEADTPGVQIGRKELNMGQRCSDTRGIVFEDVRVPKENVLIGEGAGFKIAMGAFDKTRPLVAAGAVGLAQRALDEATKYALERKTFGKLLVEIYEGTAQIQRIIIAREHIGRYKN; this comes from the exons GTGCTGAGAAGTCTTTCTCGCTTTGACTGGAGATCACAACATACGAAAGCTGCCCAACACCGTGAACCTGGATCAGGATTTAGTTTTG CGTTCACTGAACAGCAGAAAGAATTTCAAGCTACTGCTCGTAAATTTGCCAGGGAGGAAATAATCCCAGTTGCTGCAGAATATGATAAGACTGGCGAG tacccTGTCCCACTAATTAAAAGAGCCTGGGAACTTGGTTTATTGAATACACACATTCCAGAAAGTTGTG GAGGTCTTGGACTTGGAACTTTTGATAGCTGTCTAATTACTGAAGAAATGGCTTATGGATGTACAGGGGTTCAGACTGCTATTGAAGGAAATTCTCTGGGG CAAATGCCTGTTATTATTGCTggaaatgatgaacaacaaaagaaatatttgggGAGACTGACTGAGGAGCCACTgatgtgt GCCTACTGTGTAACAGAACCTGGAGCAGGCTCTGATGTAGCTGCTATAAAgaccaaagcagaaaaaaaaggagatgagTATATTATTAATGGTCAGAAGATGTGGATAACCAATGGAGGAAAAGCTAATTG gTATTTTTTATTGGCTCGTTCTGATCTGGATCCTAAGGCTCCTGCTAGTAAAGCCTTTACTGGATTTATTGTGGAAGCAGACACCCCAGGAGTACAGATTGGAAGAAAG GAATTAAATATGGGCCAGCGATGTTCAGATACAAGAGGAATTGTCTTTGAAGATGTGAGAGTACCtaaggaaaatgttttaattggTGAGGGAGCTGGTTTCAAAATTGCAATGGGAGCTTTTGATAAAACCAGACCTCTA GTAGCAGCTGGTGCTGTGGGACTAGCACAAAGAGCTTTGGATGAAGCTACCAAGTATGCCCTGGAGAGGAAAACTTTTGGAAAGCTGCTTGTAGAG